TAATGTGCTTTTATAGAAATTTGGGAGAAAGTGAATGAAAGTAATTTGTGAAAAAGAAGAATTAATGAGAGGAATTCAGATGGTATCTCCAGTAACACCATCTAAAAATACACTTCCTGCTTTGTCAAACATTCTATTCGAAGCCGAAAGAGATAAAATAAAACTTTCATCCACAGATCTTGAAATAGCTGTACAGTGTTATATTAAGGGAGAAATAACAGAAGATGGTGGAATTACGATACCCTCTAAGAGATTTGCAAACATTATAAAAGAGCTTTCTACTGACGACGAAATAGAAATTAAAGCCGATGAAACAAATCAGATAAATATTAAATCCGGAAAATCAAAATTTAATCTTATGGGAATTTCAAAAACAGAATACCCTGTAATACCGGAACCTCCTAAGAACAACAATTTTACTATTAAAAGAGGAATATTTGCCTCAATGCTCAAAAAGATTGTTTTTGCAGCGTCAAGAGATTCACAAAGATACGTTTTGAACGGAATTTATTTTATACTTGGAGACAGCAAACTTACAATGGTTGCCACAGACGGCAGAAGACTTGCTTATGCTAAGACTAATATAACACAAGCAGAGGTAAAAGGAAAAGCTATCGTTCCGACAAAAGCAGTAAATGATATATTAAGACTTCTTTATTCAGATATAAACTCTGAAGACATGAGAATCGGCATCTCGGACAATCGAATCTCTGCAGAAATCGATGATATAACTCTACTTTCAACGCTTATAGAAGGAGTGTTTCCAAACTATGAGCAAGTTATACCTAAAAAATCAGATTTAAAGATAAAA
This genomic interval from Candidatus Endomicrobiellum trichonymphae contains the following:
- the dnaN gene encoding DNA polymerase III subunit beta produces the protein MKVICEKEELMRGIQMVSPVTPSKNTLPALSNILFEAERDKIKLSSTDLEIAVQCYIKGEITEDGGITIPSKRFANIIKELSTDDEIEIKADETNQINIKSGKSKFNLMGISKTEYPVIPEPPKNNNFTIKRGIFASMLKKIVFAASRDSQRYVLNGIYFILGDSKLTMVATDGRRLAYAKTNITQAEVKGKAIVPTKAVNDILRLLYSDINSEDMRIGISDNRISAEIDDITLLSTLIEGVFPNYEQVIPKKSDLKIKLNVKNTLTAVKQMALLTDNHLSSDRSSAVKFYFSQDLLKISASSAGIGSGETDLEIEYKNDPAEINFNPDFIKEIFQSIDEYSAIFEFTNSLNPAVIYPETDENYLCVVMPMRV